One segment of Gloeomargarita sp. SRBZ-1_bins_9 DNA contains the following:
- a CDS encoding ATP-binding protein, translating into MAAATLVVSLLMSLLTFWAVHSIQQDARLNDTRFGRDLGLLLAANVAPLVAQDKRNELARLSEKFYNSTSSIRYILYADQEGEIYFGIPFSAVEVQNSLTLRRRIQLPEPTTPDKPFVRQHLTPDGLIADIFVPLVHEGEYLGILALGINPNPTILNASLLTRNITLAVFISIWILVILGGVFNAITITRPIRELLIGVKNIASGNFRQRIDLPFGGELGELIDSFNDMAERLARYEEQNIEEITAQKAKLDTLMSTIADGAILLDRDLKIVLVNPAAERLFGWSGQTVLGQLAMDVLPEPVATTLAQPLADLIEKKAPLAEPLEFCIALESPYKRILKVLLTTVFDQVRNQLQGIAITIQDVTREMELNEAKSHFISNVSHELRTPLFNIKSFIETLYEYGHSLTEEQKQDFLETVNRETDRLTRLVNDVLDISRLESGKPYPLSPTSLSAVIEQTLRAHRLTAKDKGIHLTAVVDPDLPDVIGHYDLLLQVFANLVGNALKFTPAGGYVIIWAFPWEGRVRVEVSDTGIGIAPEHQKAIFGRFFRVENRVHTLEGTGLGLSIVKSILQKHHTDIHLISEVGIGSTFWFDLEPAQGVPG; encoded by the coding sequence ATGGCAGCGGCGACACTGGTCGTTTCGTTGCTGATGAGTTTGTTGACCTTTTGGGCCGTTCATAGTATCCAGCAGGATGCCCGGCTGAATGACACCCGCTTTGGTCGGGATTTGGGGTTACTGTTGGCAGCAAACGTCGCACCCTTGGTAGCCCAAGATAAACGCAATGAACTGGCGCGTCTTTCGGAAAAGTTCTACAACAGCACCTCCAGCATTCGCTACATTTTGTATGCCGATCAAGAAGGGGAAATCTACTTCGGCATTCCCTTTTCAGCGGTGGAGGTGCAAAATTCGTTAACCCTGCGCCGACGCATTCAGTTACCGGAACCGACTACCCCCGACAAACCCTTTGTGCGCCAGCACCTCACGCCTGATGGTCTCATCGCTGACATTTTTGTGCCCCTGGTGCACGAAGGTGAGTACCTTGGCATTTTAGCGCTGGGGATCAATCCCAACCCGACGATTTTGAATGCTTCCTTACTCACCCGCAATATTACCTTAGCTGTTTTTATTTCCATTTGGATTCTGGTGATTCTGGGGGGAGTGTTCAATGCCATTACCATCACCCGCCCGATTCGGGAATTACTCATCGGTGTGAAGAATATTGCCTCGGGGAATTTCCGTCAGCGGATTGACTTACCCTTCGGGGGAGAGCTTGGCGAACTCATCGACAGCTTCAACGACATGGCGGAACGCCTGGCCCGTTATGAGGAGCAAAACATTGAAGAAATCACGGCCCAAAAGGCGAAATTGGATACCTTGATGTCCACGATCGCCGATGGTGCAATTTTGCTGGACCGGGATTTGAAAATTGTGCTGGTAAATCCGGCAGCGGAGCGCCTGTTTGGTTGGTCGGGTCAGACGGTTCTAGGACAGCTGGCAATGGATGTTTTGCCGGAACCAGTCGCTACTACCTTGGCACAGCCCCTGGCCGACCTGATTGAAAAAAAAGCACCCTTGGCTGAACCCCTGGAGTTTTGCATTGCTCTGGAGTCCCCTTACAAACGCATCCTTAAGGTTCTCCTGACGACTGTTTTTGACCAGGTGCGCAACCAACTCCAGGGCATTGCCATTACGATTCAGGACGTCACCCGGGAAATGGAACTCAATGAGGCCAAAAGCCATTTCATCAGCAATGTCTCCCACGAGTTGCGCACGCCCCTATTCAACATCAAATCTTTTATCGAGACGCTGTATGAGTACGGCCATAGTCTAACGGAGGAGCAAAAACAAGATTTTCTGGAAACGGTCAATCGGGAGACGGACCGGCTAACCCGTTTGGTGAATGACGTCCTGGACATCTCCCGTTTAGAATCGGGCAAACCCTATCCTTTGAGTCCCACTTCCCTAAGCGCGGTGATTGAGCAAACGCTGCGTGCCCATCGTCTGACGGCTAAGGACAAGGGCATTCATTTGACAGCGGTGGTGGACCCGGATTTACCGGATGTGATTGGCCACTATGACCTATTGCTCCAGGTGTTTGCCAATTTGGTGGGTAACGCTCTGAAGTTTACACCGGCAGGGGGCTATGTGATCATTTGGGCGTTTCCCTGGGAAGGACGGGTGCGGGTGGAGGTCAGTGATACGGGAATTGGCATTGCGCCAGAACACCAAAAAGCCATTTTTGGCCGGTTTTTCCGGGTGGAAAATCGGGTGCACACCCTGGAGGGCACGGGTCTGGGGTTGTCCATTGTCAAAAGCATTCTGCAAAAGCACCACACGGACATTCATCTGATTAGTGAAGTGGGCATTGGTAGTACCTTCTGGTTTGACCTCGAACCCGCCCAGGGCGTTCCGGGGTAA
- a CDS encoding BolA/IbaG family iron-sulfur metabolism protein yields the protein MLSPQRITQLIQAHLPDARVDLQDLTGGGDHWQAVIVSEAFVGKNRVQRHQLIYQALQSVLATNELHALTMKTLTPAEWDALTQHSR from the coding sequence ATGCTCTCGCCCCAGAGAATTACCCAACTGATTCAGGCCCATCTGCCGGACGCCCGGGTGGACCTGCAGGACCTGACAGGAGGCGGTGACCATTGGCAGGCGGTGATTGTCTCTGAGGCCTTTGTGGGCAAAAATCGGGTCCAGCGGCACCAACTCATCTATCAAGCGCTGCAAAGTGTCCTGGCGACCAACGAACTCCACGCCCTGACCATGAAAACCCTCACACCGGCGGAGTGGGATGCCCTGACGCAGCACTCCCGATAG
- a CDS encoding LmeA family phospholipid-binding protein — MEWGPLPANAALTQPLAALLRWWIRQQVTQAVEVQVYLGDMTSLWRSGRLPLIQVSAHNVIYRQVHLQQVVLQAQNIQFHWPFFRQYKEPFIEPIAVAITATITEQNVNQSLSVLQDFLQPYLQELTGQRSRIQELHIREQYIDWCLANGHTYRTQVTLVSPWELELQTLAPEPKTTRISLGSDGQIDKLNIETGTIYLSGQLVIRPAGAPAGSQSNRPGEP; from the coding sequence ATGGAGTGGGGGCCTTTGCCCGCTAATGCCGCATTGACCCAGCCTTTAGCTGCGCTGCTGCGCTGGTGGATACGCCAACAAGTGACGCAGGCGGTTGAAGTGCAAGTGTACCTAGGAGACATGACGTCGCTGTGGCGGTCGGGTCGTCTACCCCTTATCCAGGTGAGTGCCCACAACGTCATTTACCGCCAAGTTCACTTACAGCAGGTGGTACTCCAAGCTCAAAATATCCAATTTCATTGGCCTTTTTTCCGTCAATACAAAGAACCCTTTATCGAACCAATTGCTGTTGCCATCACGGCCACCATCACCGAACAAAACGTGAATCAATCCCTGTCTGTATTGCAGGACTTTTTACAGCCCTATCTCCAGGAATTGACCGGTCAGAGGTCCAGAATTCAGGAACTCCATATCCGCGAGCAATATATAGATTGGTGCTTGGCCAACGGTCACACCTACAGGACCCAAGTAACTTTGGTTTCACCTTGGGAATTGGAACTGCAAACCCTGGCGCCAGAACCGAAAACCACCCGGATTTCCCTGGGTTCCGATGGGCAAATAGATAAGTTGAATATCGAAACGGGAACTATCTATCTATCGGGGCAATTAGTCATCCGACCAGCAGGGGCACCAGCAGGGTCACAAAGTAATAGGCCAGGGGAGCCGTAA
- a CDS encoding phosphatidate cytidylyltransferase, translating into MRIISGAVALLLALVWVILGGWYFSAGVAALVFWGQREYFALAQRKGILPATKTTLVVSQLLIITATIAPNLADAVLPIGGSWICFYLLFQPKLATIADIATSILGLFYGGYLPSFWVRLRGVEQSAYSNLPLLGFWPDGGEWPLGLKVTLLAFGCIWAADIGAFFFGRAFGKTKLSEISPRKTVEGAVFGVLASMGVGAMGAVQLAWPVGLGLVLGWMTGVTSLLGDLTESMMKRDAGVKDSGQFIPGHGGILDRADSYVFTAPLAYYFVTLLVPLLVG; encoded by the coding sequence GTGCGAATTATCAGCGGTGCCGTGGCCTTGCTGCTGGCGCTAGTGTGGGTGATTTTGGGGGGCTGGTATTTTAGTGCGGGAGTAGCAGCTTTGGTGTTTTGGGGACAGCGGGAGTACTTTGCCTTGGCGCAACGGAAAGGCATCCTCCCAGCGACGAAAACTACCCTGGTAGTGAGCCAACTATTAATCATCACAGCCACCATCGCTCCCAATTTAGCCGACGCCGTATTACCGATTGGTGGGAGCTGGATTTGTTTTTATTTGCTCTTTCAGCCGAAGTTGGCCACCATTGCCGACATTGCCACATCAATTTTGGGGTTGTTTTACGGAGGATATCTGCCCAGTTTTTGGGTGCGGTTACGGGGGGTGGAGCAAAGCGCCTACAGCAACTTGCCTTTGTTGGGCTTTTGGCCGGACGGCGGTGAGTGGCCCTTGGGCTTAAAGGTGACGTTGCTGGCCTTTGGCTGTATTTGGGCAGCGGACATTGGCGCCTTTTTTTTCGGACGGGCCTTTGGCAAGACGAAACTTTCGGAAATCAGTCCCAGAAAGACAGTGGAGGGGGCCGTTTTTGGGGTACTGGCCAGTATGGGAGTAGGAGCCATGGGGGCAGTGCAATTAGCCTGGCCGGTGGGCTTAGGTTTGGTGTTGGGCTGGATGACGGGGGTCACCAGTTTGCTGGGGGATTTGACGGAATCCATGATGAAGCGGGATGCCGGCGTCAAAGATTCCGGGCAGTTTATTCCGGGGCATGGGGGGATTTTGGACCGCGCCGATAGCTATGTCTTTACGGCTCCCCTGGCCTATTACTTTGTGACCCTGCTGGTGCCCCTGCTGGTCGGATGA
- a CDS encoding GAF domain-containing protein, whose translation MTQTSPRPTLVEMPPAAPTQAGAAPVVEPAPAGNLTRALARQVVTLAVLAGLAGAVGGAVTYQAVNSASPAPGEQRQMWAGGAAAVVGLVLGLAAAALLGQGLTQPAWLLVQMVQRLRRGDWQARVALTGGDGWVGMAQELNALAAHLQQMAEQQQAEQEQAQALRDLIQRLRQTHDPQAIMDQVVQEARRVLRCGRVVVYELDAEGVGTVVAESVGSGWRSALQEKIDDPCFRGGYLAQYQAGRVQAVADIHQAGLQDCHVRILEQFQVKANLVTPILVEGKLLGLLIAHQCGEPRAWTQGEKEFLAQVALQLGVALEQARLWQAQQVQMTQAALLNHLIVKMRESLDRQRIYDTTVRELRQALQADRCIVYLFDEQWQGTVVAESVANGFPRALGAQIHDPCFAEGYVEKYRQGRVQATPDIYQAGLTACHLQQLEPFQVKANLVAPILAEGKLLGLLIAHQCRGPRQWQPHEIELIRQVALQMGFALDQAIALERQEQLRREQETKANLAQLLNDITLRIRQTLDQQAIFQTTVQQMREALESDRCVVYLFDEQWQGRIVAESVAPGWPRALGAQIYDPCFAEGYVEKYQQGRVQATPDIYRAGLTACHLQQLEPFAVKANLVAPILLGNKLFGLLIAHQCSGPRQWQEGEIELMRQVALQVGFALDQANLLAQQRAKAEQEQLLNRITSRIRESLERQRIYETTVQEVRQALRCDRCIVYLFDENWQGTVVAEAVTPGYPPALGAQIHDPCFAQGYVEKYQQGRVQATPDIDQAGLTPCHLQQLEPFGVKANLVAPILLGNKLFGLLIAHQCDSPRQWTALEIDLMRQVALQVGYALDQAVALEEQATLRRQQELAAAQAQRINAITSKIRQSLQRSAIYNTAVQEVRQALQCDRCIVYLFDENWQGTVVAEAVTGGWPKALGAQIDDPCFAEGYVEKYRQGRVQATPDIYQAGLTPCHLQQLEPFAVKANLVAPILAEGKLLGLLIAHQCSGPRQWTALEVDLLRQVALQVGYALDQAILLEQVEQARQQAEAVSQEQRQQREALQGQLAQFLADIEGAFQGDLTVRARVTSGEMGTVADFFNAIIESLQQLVQQVQVAAQAVTDTAQHSAPSVHALSSEAARQAEAIQAALAQIQQMVRSIQQVAANAHSAELQVQRANETVREGDEAMNRTVAGISAIRETVAATAKKVKRLGEASQKISRVVSLISNFAAQTNLLALNAAIEAARAGEEGRGFAVVAEEVRSLAQQSANATGEIEQLVEEIQAETNEVVAAMEAGTEQVVVGTQLVAEARQKLSRIAEVTAQISSLVAEIAQAAQAQSETSAVVSRTMEDVAQIANHTSQQSVAVADSFTHLVGVAAELQKNVAQFKVS comes from the coding sequence ATGACTCAGACGTCCCCCCGCCCCACGCTTGTCGAGATGCCTCCTGCAGCGCCAACCCAGGCTGGGGCAGCCCCGGTGGTGGAGCCTGCACCGGCAGGGAATCTTACTCGAGCTTTGGCGCGGCAAGTGGTCACGCTGGCGGTGTTGGCTGGGTTGGCGGGGGCTGTGGGGGGTGCGGTGACCTACCAGGCGGTGAATTCGGCCAGCCCTGCGCCTGGGGAACAACGGCAGATGTGGGCAGGTGGGGCGGCAGCGGTGGTGGGCCTGGTGTTGGGCTTGGCGGCGGCGGCGCTCTTGGGGCAGGGCTTGACTCAACCGGCCTGGTTGTTGGTGCAGATGGTGCAGCGGTTGCGGCGGGGGGATTGGCAGGCGCGGGTGGCGCTAACCGGTGGCGATGGCTGGGTGGGGATGGCCCAGGAACTTAACGCCCTGGCGGCCCACCTGCAACAGATGGCGGAGCAACAACAGGCGGAGCAGGAGCAGGCCCAGGCGCTGCGGGATTTGATCCAGCGATTGCGCCAGACCCATGACCCCCAGGCGATCATGGACCAGGTGGTACAAGAGGCCCGGCGGGTGTTGCGTTGCGGCCGGGTGGTGGTCTATGAGTTGGATGCCGAGGGGGTGGGGACGGTGGTGGCGGAATCCGTCGGGTCGGGCTGGCGGTCGGCGCTGCAGGAAAAAATTGATGACCCTTGTTTTCGGGGGGGGTATCTGGCCCAGTACCAGGCAGGACGGGTGCAGGCGGTGGCGGATATCCACCAGGCGGGTCTCCAAGACTGTCATGTGCGCATCCTGGAGCAGTTCCAGGTCAAGGCCAATCTGGTGACGCCGATCCTGGTGGAGGGGAAGTTGTTGGGGTTGCTGATTGCCCACCAGTGCGGCGAACCCCGGGCTTGGACCCAAGGGGAAAAGGAGTTTTTGGCCCAGGTGGCTTTGCAACTGGGGGTGGCCCTGGAGCAGGCGCGGTTGTGGCAGGCGCAACAGGTGCAGATGACCCAGGCGGCCCTGCTCAATCACCTGATTGTCAAGATGCGGGAGTCCCTGGACCGTCAACGCATTTACGACACCACCGTGCGGGAGTTGCGCCAGGCCCTGCAGGCGGACCGCTGCATTGTCTATTTGTTCGATGAGCAGTGGCAGGGGACGGTGGTGGCCGAATCGGTGGCCAATGGGTTTCCCCGGGCGCTGGGGGCGCAAATTCATGACCCCTGCTTTGCCGAAGGGTATGTGGAGAAGTACCGTCAGGGACGGGTGCAGGCGACGCCGGATATCTATCAGGCGGGGTTGACGGCGTGCCATTTGCAGCAGTTGGAGCCGTTCCAGGTCAAGGCCAACTTGGTGGCGCCGATTTTGGCGGAGGGGAAGTTGCTGGGGTTGTTGATTGCCCACCAGTGCAGGGGTCCCCGCCAGTGGCAGCCCCACGAAATTGAACTGATCCGTCAGGTGGCGCTGCAGATGGGGTTTGCCCTGGACCAGGCCATTGCCCTGGAGCGGCAGGAGCAGTTGCGGCGGGAACAGGAGACCAAGGCCAACCTGGCTCAGTTGCTCAATGACATCACCCTGCGCATTCGCCAGACTTTGGACCAGCAGGCGATTTTCCAGACGACGGTGCAGCAAATGCGGGAGGCCCTGGAAAGCGACCGCTGCGTGGTGTATTTGTTTGATGAGCAATGGCAGGGACGGATTGTGGCGGAGTCGGTGGCGCCGGGATGGCCGCGGGCGTTGGGGGCGCAGATTTATGACCCCTGTTTTGCCGAAGGGTATGTGGAGAAGTACCAGCAGGGGCGGGTGCAAGCTACACCGGATATTTATCGGGCAGGATTGACGGCGTGTCATCTCCAGCAGTTGGAACCCTTTGCCGTGAAGGCCAATCTGGTGGCGCCGATTTTGCTGGGGAATAAACTTTTTGGCTTGCTGATTGCCCACCAGTGCAGTGGTCCGCGCCAGTGGCAAGAGGGGGAAATTGAGCTGATGCGGCAGGTGGCGCTGCAAGTGGGGTTTGCCCTGGACCAGGCCAATCTCCTGGCGCAGCAAAGGGCCAAGGCGGAGCAGGAGCAGTTGCTCAACCGCATTACGTCTAGGATTCGGGAGTCCCTGGAGCGGCAACGGATTTACGAGACGACGGTGCAGGAGGTGCGCCAGGCCCTGCGGTGCGACCGGTGTATTGTGTATTTGTTCGACGAGAACTGGCAGGGGACGGTGGTGGCGGAGGCGGTGACGCCTGGGTATCCGCCGGCTTTGGGGGCGCAGATTCACGATCCTTGCTTTGCCCAGGGCTATGTGGAGAAGTACCAGCAGGGGCGGGTGCAAGCTACACCAGATATTGACCAAGCCGGCTTGACACCTTGTCATTTGCAGCAACTGGAGCCGTTTGGGGTCAAGGCCAACTTAGTCGCGCCGATTTTGCTGGGGAATAAGCTGTTTGGGTTGTTGATTGCCCACCAGTGCGACAGTCCCCGCCAGTGGACGGCGTTGGAGATTGACCTGATGCGGCAGGTGGCGCTGCAGGTGGGCTATGCCCTGGACCAGGCGGTGGCCCTGGAGGAACAGGCGACCCTGCGACGGCAGCAGGAATTGGCGGCGGCCCAGGCCCAACGCATCAATGCCATCACGTCGAAAATTCGCCAGAGTCTACAGCGCTCGGCCATCTACAACACGGCGGTGCAGGAGGTGCGCCAAGCCCTACAGTGCGACCGGTGCATTGTGTATCTGTTTGACGAGAACTGGCAAGGGACGGTGGTGGCGGAGGCCGTAACGGGTGGTTGGCCCAAAGCCTTAGGAGCGCAGATTGACGACCCCTGCTTTGCCGAGGGCTATGTGGAGAAGTACCGTCAGGGACGGGTGCAGGCGACGCCGGACATTTACCAAGCCGGGTTGACGCCCTGTCACCTGCAACAGTTAGAACCCTTTGCGGTGAAGGCGAACTTGGTGGCCCCGATCCTGGCGGAGGGGAAGTTGCTGGGGTTGCTGATTGCCCATCAGTGCAGCGGTCCGCGTCAGTGGACGGCGTTAGAGGTTGATTTGCTGCGGCAGGTGGCGCTGCAGGTGGGCTATGCCCTGGACCAGGCCATTTTGCTGGAGCAGGTGGAGCAGGCGCGGCAACAGGCGGAGGCGGTCTCCCAGGAGCAGCGGCAGCAGCGGGAAGCTCTCCAGGGGCAATTGGCGCAATTCCTGGCGGATATTGAGGGTGCCTTCCAGGGGGATTTGACGGTGCGAGCGCGGGTGACGTCGGGGGAAATGGGGACGGTCGCCGACTTTTTCAACGCCATCATCGAAAGCCTGCAGCAACTGGTGCAACAGGTGCAGGTGGCGGCCCAGGCAGTGACTGACACAGCCCAACACAGTGCGCCTTCTGTGCATGCCCTGTCGTCGGAGGCGGCCCGGCAGGCGGAGGCCATCCAAGCTGCTCTAGCCCAAATCCAGCAGATGGTGCGGTCGATTCAGCAGGTGGCGGCTAATGCCCACAGCGCCGAGTTGCAGGTGCAGCGGGCCAACGAAACGGTCCGGGAGGGGGACGAGGCCATGAACCGTACTGTAGCGGGGATTTCAGCGATTCGCGAGACGGTGGCGGCCACGGCTAAGAAGGTCAAGCGCCTGGGCGAGGCTTCTCAAAAAATCTCCCGGGTGGTGAGTCTCATCAGTAACTTTGCCGCCCAGACCAACCTGCTGGCGTTGAATGCGGCCATTGAGGCGGCGCGGGCGGGGGAAGAGGGACGCGGGTTTGCGGTGGTGGCGGAGGAGGTACGCTCCCTGGCCCAGCAATCCGCTAACGCTACTGGGGAAATCGAGCAACTGGTGGAGGAAATCCAGGCGGAAACCAATGAGGTGGTGGCGGCGATGGAGGCGGGGACGGAGCAGGTGGTAGTGGGGACGCAACTGGTGGCTGAGGCGCGCCAGAAACTGAGTCGCATTGCCGAAGTTACAGCCCAAATCAGCAGTTTGGTGGCGGAAATCGCCCAGGCGGCCCAGGCCCAGTCGGAAACCTCCGCGGTGGTCAGTCGTACGATGGAGGACGTGGCCCAGATTGCCAATCATACGTCCCAGCAGTCGGTAGCGGTGGCGGATTCCTTTACCCATTTGGTGGGGGTGGCGGCGGAATTACAGAAAAATGTGGCCCAATTCAAGGTGAGCTAG
- the ftsH3 gene encoding ATP-dependent zinc metalloprotease FtsH3 has protein sequence MNKRWRNVGLYVLLAIVVVALGTAFLDRRPQVEVWRYSQFIDAVQAGQVAKVSITSDRTQAEVVRQDGTRVMVNLPNDPDLINILTEKNVDISVVPRREEGFWFRALSSLFLPVLLLLGLFFLLRRAQAGPGSQAMNFGKSRARVHMEPQTQVTFADVAGIDQAKLELAEVVDFLKNAERFTAVGAKIPKGVLLVGPPGTGKTLLARAVAGEAGVPFFSISGSEFVEMFVGVGASRVRDLFEQAKQHAPCIVFIDEIDAVGRQRGAGLGGGNDEREQTLNQLLTEMDGFEGNSGIIVIAATNRPDVLDAALLRPGRFDRQVVVDRPDYKGRLEILKVHARGKVLAPDVDLEKIARRTPGFTGADLANLLNEAAILAARRSLTEISMDEINDAIDRILAGPEKKDRVMSEKRKTLVAYHEAGHALVGALTPDYDPVQKISIIPRGRAGGLTWFTPNEDRMDSGLYSRSYLENQMAVALGGRVAEEIVFGEEEVTTGAANDLQQVARVARQMVMRYGMSERVGQVSLGRSQGGMFLGREIALERDFSEETAALIDEEVRALVERAYQKAKYVLTHNRALLDKLAQLLVEKETVDAEELQALIDSHEVVMAPLS, from the coding sequence GTGAACAAGCGGTGGCGCAACGTTGGGCTGTACGTGTTGCTGGCGATTGTGGTGGTGGCTCTTGGGACGGCCTTTTTAGACCGGCGCCCGCAGGTGGAGGTGTGGCGCTATAGCCAATTTATTGATGCGGTGCAGGCGGGGCAGGTGGCCAAGGTGAGCATCACGTCGGACCGAACTCAGGCGGAGGTGGTGCGCCAGGACGGCACCCGGGTGATGGTGAATTTGCCCAATGACCCGGATTTGATCAACATCCTCACGGAGAAGAATGTGGATATTTCTGTAGTGCCCCGGCGGGAAGAAGGGTTCTGGTTCCGGGCGTTGAGCAGCCTGTTTTTGCCAGTGCTGTTGCTGCTGGGGTTGTTTTTCCTGCTGCGGCGGGCGCAGGCGGGTCCCGGCTCCCAGGCGATGAATTTTGGCAAGTCCCGGGCCCGGGTGCACATGGAACCCCAAACCCAGGTGACTTTTGCCGACGTAGCGGGGATTGACCAGGCGAAGCTGGAATTGGCGGAGGTGGTGGATTTTCTCAAGAATGCGGAGCGTTTTACGGCGGTAGGGGCCAAGATTCCCAAGGGGGTGCTGCTGGTGGGACCGCCGGGGACCGGGAAAACGTTGCTGGCGCGGGCAGTGGCCGGGGAAGCGGGGGTGCCCTTCTTTAGTATCTCGGGTTCGGAATTCGTGGAGATGTTTGTGGGGGTGGGGGCGTCTCGGGTGCGGGATTTGTTTGAACAGGCCAAGCAACATGCCCCCTGCATTGTGTTCATTGATGAGATTGATGCGGTGGGTCGCCAACGGGGGGCTGGTTTGGGGGGTGGCAACGACGAGCGGGAGCAGACCCTGAACCAGTTGCTCACGGAAATGGATGGGTTTGAGGGCAACAGTGGCATTATTGTGATTGCGGCGACCAACCGGCCCGATGTGCTGGATGCGGCCCTGTTGCGGCCTGGACGGTTTGACCGGCAGGTGGTGGTGGACCGCCCGGACTACAAGGGACGGCTGGAGATTCTCAAGGTGCACGCCCGGGGGAAGGTGCTGGCACCGGATGTGGATTTGGAAAAGATTGCGCGTCGCACGCCGGGGTTTACGGGGGCGGATTTGGCCAACTTGCTCAACGAGGCGGCTATCCTGGCGGCCCGGCGCTCCCTGACGGAAATTTCCATGGATGAAATCAACGACGCGATTGACCGTATCCTGGCAGGGCCGGAGAAAAAGGACCGGGTGATGAGCGAGAAGCGCAAAACCCTGGTGGCCTACCACGAAGCTGGTCATGCTCTGGTGGGGGCTTTGACGCCGGATTACGACCCGGTGCAGAAGATCAGTATTATCCCCCGGGGGCGGGCCGGTGGGCTGACCTGGTTTACCCCCAACGAGGACCGGATGGACTCGGGGCTGTATAGCCGCAGTTACCTGGAAAACCAGATGGCGGTGGCTTTGGGGGGCCGGGTGGCGGAAGAGATTGTCTTTGGGGAAGAGGAGGTGACCACCGGAGCGGCCAATGACCTGCAACAGGTGGCGCGGGTGGCGCGGCAGATGGTGATGCGCTACGGCATGAGCGAGCGGGTGGGGCAGGTGTCTTTGGGGCGCAGTCAAGGTGGCATGTTCCTGGGGCGGGAAATTGCCCTGGAGCGGGATTTCTCGGAGGAAACGGCGGCCCTGATTGACGAGGAGGTACGGGCGTTGGTGGAGCGGGCTTATCAAAAGGCCAAGTATGTGCTCACTCACAACCGGGCGCTCCTGGACAAGCTGGCGCAACTACTGGTGGAAAAGGAAACGGTGGACGCGGAGGAGCTGCAGGCGCTGATTGATAGCCACGAGGTGGTCATGGCGCCTTTGAGTTAG